A stretch of DNA from Verrucomicrobiia bacterium:
CAGGGGTTTACGGGCCGAAGCCATTCATCCCCCACGCGGCGTCGCTCCATCAGGGTTTCCCCCATTGTGAAAAATTCTCGACTGCTGCCACCCGTAGGTGTCTGGACCGTGTCTCAGTTCCAGTGTGGCTGGTCGTCCTCTAAGACCAGCTACCCGTCGTAGCCTTGGTGAGCCGTTACCCCACCAACTAGCTGATAGGCCGCGGGCTTATCGCGAAGCGCCAGGTCTTACGATCCCCGGCTTTGAATTGAATTAGATGCCTAGTTCAATTTACATTCGGTATTAGCTTGCCTTTCGGCAGGTTATTCCAAACTTCGCGGCAAATTACCCACGTGTTACGCACCCTTACGCGACTCCAACCAGCAAATATTGCTATTCACTGATTAGCGTCCCACTTGCATGTCTTATCCACGCCGCCAGCGTTCGTTCTGAGCCAGAATCAAACTCTCCGTTTAATAGTTTTGTTTGATTCAACCGCATTTAAACATGCGGCTTACGCAATGATTTTCACCTATGCAGACAAAATTAATTGTTTGCCTTAGGGGCTCTCACTTATCGCACAATTCAATTTTCAAGGAACATGACGCACTTGCGTCAAAGTCTACCCCCGATTCAGGGGACAAAAATTTAAGTCGCTGGCAAAAATTTTAAGTCAGCGGCTATGCCTTTAACTTACGCGCTTAATCTTACAAATTCACCGCAGAGTGTCAAAAACTTTTTTTAGCTTTTTTTCCTCCGGCCGGCTCTTTTATCTCCCTCACAGAACGGCGTCAGCTTATTGCAGTGCAGAGCGGTTGCAAGAGCATTTTTTATTTTTCCACCGATTCTGAAACCATCTCATCTCTCATGACTTACCCGCGATTCCACGGCCCGTCCCTGTTTGCACGCCCAAACTTACGTTAGCACATCCTTCAAGCTTTACCGGCTCTTGTTGCTGCGGATCAAGCCCACTCGCCGTGTTTTCGATCTGTCAGCCACAAGGCCTCAGTGCGTAATTCGCTGCACACCACCCAGACGCCCATAAAATGAGCCATGTGCACTTTAAAGGGACGATGCCGATCACCAAATGCTCCGTCCGTTTTGAACCACCTCGTTCACTCCAACTAGAAGCGAAGTCTGAAACGTTTAATCGCTCCTGCCGGGCGGTCGGAGAGTAAGCAACTCTGGCGACGATGCCCTAACGGGGACTCTCCATCATCAACTTTAAAAGCTCGGCCGCTGCCCGCCCCGGAGGACGCTGTTTGGGCCAAGTTGCCACAATTTTTCGTTCCGGTCTGGGCGCCGATAACGAGCGGTATTCCACCACATTATCCCCAGAATCGTGGGCCGCCATCGCCGGGATGAGAGATATACCCAGCCCGGAACAGACTAGAGCCTGGATCGTCTCAAGTTGAGCGCTCCGCAAACTGATCGGCGGGTGCACATTGCGCCGGTCACAAAAGCCCAAAACCTGATCGCCCAGGCAATGGCCCTCTTTCATGACAATCAATCGCTCCCGAGAAATTGCAGCCGGATCGATGAATCGTTTCCGACCAAGCGGATGGCCAGGAAGCAAAGCCAGCAGCAATTCTTCCGAAAACAAATCGCGCACTTCAAACCGTCTGTCAGGAATCGGGCGGCTGGCCAGCAGCAAGTCAATCTCGCACGTGAGCGCCATTTTCAACAAACGTGCCGTTGTATCTTCCTGCACGACGATTTCCACCCCCGAGTATTTGCTCGCAAAGCGGG
This window harbors:
- a CDS encoding LysR substrate-binding domain-containing protein, with protein sequence MKILEEVDAAKREASDAQSLLRGALNIGVLPTIAPYLLPDLLTRFASKYSGVEIVVQEDTTARLLKMALTCEIDLLLASRPIPDRRFEVRDLFSEELLLALLPGHPLGRKRFIDPAAISRERLIVMKEGHCLGDQVLGFCDRRNVHPPISLRSAQLETIQALVCSGLGISLIPAMAAHDSGDNVVEYRSLSAPRPERKIVATWPKQRPPGRAAAELLKLMMESPR